Proteins encoded within one genomic window of Desulfuromonadaceae bacterium:
- a CDS encoding YfaZ family protein — MRKIFISGILTCLITFSAQATSLEVTLNDDSVQAQAGLTLNEDSYGTSILTVRGLYNDEESTKLGSAGFDFMGRLGNVSGLEVGVGAQIYSAKTDRSLDLLTLGIGVRAIFTPPLLQGFGIKGKAFYAPKILSGLDAERLLEGGADIFYAITPKVRVLLGYQVIRASFEKVSTRNIDEGARIGFEARF; from the coding sequence ATGAGAAAAATATTTATCAGCGGCATACTTACCTGCCTGATCACCTTCAGCGCCCAGGCCACTTCGCTCGAAGTGACCCTGAATGACGACAGTGTTCAGGCGCAGGCAGGCCTGACCTTGAACGAAGACAGCTACGGCACGTCGATCCTCACCGTCAGGGGACTTTACAACGACGAAGAATCGACCAAACTTGGTTCTGCGGGGTTTGACTTCATGGGGCGTCTCGGCAACGTGTCGGGGCTGGAAGTCGGCGTGGGAGCGCAGATTTACAGTGCCAAAACCGACCGCAGCCTCGACCTGCTGACGCTGGGGATCGGTGTCCGCGCAATCTTTACGCCGCCGCTCCTGCAAGGCTTCGGGATCAAGGGCAAAGCCTTCTATGCACCGAAGATTCTCTCGGGACTTGATGCGGAGCGCCTGCTGGAAGGCGGCGCGGATATTTTCTACGCCATCACCCCCAAGGTACGCGTGTTACTCGGCTATCAAGTGATCCGTGCCAGCTTTGAAAAGGTCAGCACCAGAAATATTGATGAAGGGGCGCGGATCGGCTTCGAAGCCCGCTTCTGA
- a CDS encoding GntR family transcriptional regulator, producing MKKKPIEHHQTLREKILETIRDAILKGSMKPGEKVAEPELAERFGISRTPIREAFRQLESEGYLTVIPRRGAVVASLSERDIEEFYAIKSILEGYAAQIASERLQGKDIERLEAINTRLAELAAEGDVKTFFRVHNEFHELFIRASGNDKLFEIITQLMMKFNRLRMASLALPGRMELSVQEHHKIIAAFKSHDGKKADNLVRKNAVYGGQVLIHSMDNGRKIEASVLNRLIDL from the coding sequence GTGAAGAAAAAACCGATTGAGCATCACCAGACCTTGCGCGAAAAAATCCTTGAAACGATTCGCGACGCAATCCTCAAGGGGAGCATGAAACCTGGTGAAAAAGTCGCCGAACCGGAGCTTGCGGAACGCTTCGGCATCAGCCGTACACCGATTCGTGAAGCTTTCCGCCAACTTGAGTCGGAAGGCTACCTGACCGTCATCCCCCGCCGGGGCGCGGTGGTCGCCTCCCTTTCGGAACGCGATATCGAAGAGTTCTACGCTATCAAAAGCATTCTCGAAGGGTACGCGGCGCAAATCGCCTCGGAACGTTTGCAGGGCAAGGACATCGAACGCCTGGAGGCGATCAATACCAGACTGGCGGAACTCGCCGCCGAAGGCGATGTAAAAACGTTCTTCCGCGTTCACAACGAATTTCACGAGTTGTTTATCCGCGCGTCGGGCAACGACAAATTGTTCGAGATCATCACTCAGCTGATGATGAAGTTCAATCGGCTGCGCATGGCGTCGCTGGCGCTGCCGGGGCGCATGGAACTTTCGGTGCAGGAACACCACAAAATTATTGCCGCGTTTAAATCGCACGATGGCAAAAAAGCGGACAATCTGGTGCGCAAGAATGCGGTCTATGGCGGACAAGTGCTGATTCACAGCATGGATAACGGTCGCAAGATCGAGGCCAGTGTGCTCAACCGGCTGATCGACCTGTAA
- a CDS encoding DNA-binding protein, protein MHRYCLTILLLSITLTATAYAAKNDIVWRGSGGWGAGLPYQQRFDPSRVEKISGTILSIERFSEELDMADGIRLKMQHRRVVETVHVGPLWFLERQDLALNAGDTVTVRGARVTHDTAGYLIASSLTKGRNTLLLRNRDGFPLWTGWRRD, encoded by the coding sequence ATGCATCGTTATTGCCTTACCATCCTGTTACTGTCCATCACCCTGACCGCAACCGCGTACGCCGCAAAAAACGATATTGTCTGGCGCGGCAGTGGCGGCTGGGGCGCGGGGCTTCCTTACCAGCAGCGCTTTGATCCGTCCCGGGTTGAAAAAATCAGCGGCACCATTCTCAGCATCGAACGTTTCAGTGAAGAACTCGACATGGCCGACGGGATACGGCTGAAGATGCAGCATCGCCGCGTCGTTGAAACGGTTCACGTCGGTCCGCTGTGGTTCCTGGAGCGTCAGGATCTGGCCTTGAATGCGGGAGACACGGTCACGGTTCGCGGTGCCCGGGTCACGCACGACACGGCGGGCTACCTGATCGCCAGTTCGCTCACCAAAGGGCGCAACACGCTGCTGCTGCGCAATCGCGATGGCTTCCCGCTGTGGACCGGCTGGCGCCGCGACTGA
- a CDS encoding Ig-like domain-containing protein, with the protein MKRLGYLLLLLLVLIFAGCGGGGSDSGGTATDLSPGGGAGGGGDPTAVTVDSIVIKDFFNGKLIATGADPGGTRSSGLIRATVKDTAGELLANQTITFNATAGGFTPSATVTTGDDGVAQVFYVAPATLAEPTISAVGGGVLSNILSVNITNGPAATLKLSSSSLSLGPGGSATLSVLAQDALGFPVPAEFVVFEFVTEGSGKSVLGKISGTTDSSGSTSVAYEAGSLPALTTTVTDQLRARAGTVISNTLDITITEAATFLRSFALQSARKVQQVDDGFIPNAITAVLKDSSNAAPTTPIPVTFITSLGILKDAAGNTGQQLTINSDTNTGFATLNLLTETVTGQAQVVAFAGGFSDDEEISFVAGPVFKVTPVATPNRVAAAGSSILQAYAEDKYGNRSAKTTLNFFLDDNDVGGSLDSYELVTDDNGRVTTTYRAGNIPGVYNTVVIAPNAVSASKLITVDANLSVGSLTLDAPSPVVGGTYNSTTVTATALDAAGLPLSGVNLAVVTTDTGTVSNSITLYKGDTASGSIYNSLTDVTDSNGQVVLTVKDTEAENVTLSVSAGGKVVATQLYFGATLSIIPNSITATGSTTLTALLKDATNKPLSGQEISFAVYNSATPATDTTISVINTQTLPDGTAKVEVVDTAADGGTAKLEATVGRLTATPATVNFQADYSGLTLTATPTSRVATNTAGSNAITINVKATDAAGLPFEGVAVTYNSTGSPTLTPASATTGTTGATSFTVTNDTAENVVVTVASGTTSVDVPLYFGARLTLTPSTALGVADGVTPVELTATVKDAGNAVIDGVDVYFKVTAGYNSTLSVPNAATDVAGQAKVKVIDRVLETTTIEAQAGQLPAVTSNVNFAPSDPRSMTLETTSTALSLGGVATITATVTDILGNNVADGTQVTFSSSTVGTITSYNSTTAGKATVQFNAGTTAGQTVITATAGTVSKAVNISVLPAAAGVVTVESITPETIHILGTTGVQNATITFRVTDGSGNNVAEGTPISFALDSSAVGGETLYNSASGTFGGSAQATTTNGLASVTLRSGIIAGPVDVIASVTGTGASSLARVIVVGALPDSMHMDMSSSWLNLSSYVINNLEAEVMVNIGDRFGNVPIDGTPVSFYVEPGCGTIGTSAGFTASTESGVARATFRGIITPDDNTLRGHTYNSAIAQKGLCTLLATTTGAEFFYDNNGDGIYNAGDTCSGDQGEPYVDANDNGSYDPDEFYVDINNNGSYDVADGICQANTTVWTEGKILLSSWFSGFNPSATVGNFASTGLAVGEGQTFTFDFEDLQGNSLVAGSSFTVEADGGKLYGNVSKDQGDTTATGGPYSVTLYSDSEADAKPKLVEIKWTYTEAGNADSPGSNPASLEYSLVGWINIATSAYPIDSVEVSTGAETLIANGTNKTLLRATVTDSSGAAVYNSVVDFAVSNGTVKDASGPWASTGQATTDTFGNATITYNSSTTPGTVDFSASIGGVSGTGSFKLVTGPAASISVDAAPKTLLPGAETTVSAIVRDATLNPIKDATVFFSIQTNNSDGAFNVTGAKTDEFGVATATYTAGTTLFAASVTDTLQAASGGLVPVTVDVTVSTAGSQIDTVELSAGASSLRADGASTTSIYATVKDANGNPVPFVDVSFASQTSEFKSLITASRLTDAAGVATVTYTAGDTTGTDTVTATVGGVSAQLDITLVPGAATGLTLTPSDAGPVDPRATVTYTAAVKDANNNPVPNQVVLFSITTNNSSAALSAASATTDANGLATVIYTAGTKTDAGTADDTVTATLGALNTNHTLTVTNGNTVVNEVGVTAASATIVSDNTTSTAVRALLLDTNGYTVPSGISVTFSTSVGQISADNATWGTAAVPVTTNVAGIATVYIKGPNPIALGTTVVSATATVDGVAGSTTVDFVAGSPDSVTLGLSATSVIPGESVTLTATVQDSNSLVIKDETVTFIYNTIKSTGTLTSTTAVTDSSGLATVTFVAGSAAGTDGFKASAAAVTSSETTLTVDPTLTPIGGLTLTAANDAITADGVTETLLRANVVDRNGTAIQDVDVAFSTNIGGLYNSATTSYNSAIAAVTTNSTGDAEILLRSETSPGIALVTASIGGFNAQTTVTFVPGGPVLANSYITASPSTIPADGISTSEITVFLADTNGNPVSDDTEVTLIYTRGTLISENPAKTISGRAVFTLQAPSTPGAAITLSIVELSGKTGTLNVGAAAGSGSPEPANMLLSVGKSNISVAGVGKSDSTTLTIEIFKDNGAYINEDDFDLDTLRVQFVTNPGGGEYISGVNYNSVVQTLDDSVTSIDVVSTDGIATLNFFAGNLPGVIEVLVTALDTAGNPTTIVAALPQLTISSGPPHTIVLTQESNSITNLGGGVYRRSGTAIVTDRYGNSVPDDTALSLGLVDSLIAYYNLTGVVTITNSAILADTSGVDFTTASIIRNGLRKIQNNDRVLLLNAPTEDRSRFVDSVESATTLRVRKDYQNDSPGGNYHYLVGSSLLGGFISGEDADANIVTGQATTKDGLARFYVTYPVTNIFVGCQGYSGDGPESYPTTDTRFDDPQSAQVYVVAAASDNSAATINRGEFCYAGVRPVTITVAPKTLSGDDSVDIQVEDANGVRLPFVPLKSSVVVTNREETFACTNASFTDEATCTAAGTCSDGTSTRKAACEAVPADWTAEMWQSTGFSDFGVTVNINSTALATDDFTDAGGLATADITVTGANTQSGDAATITIYSPALNASEVIDITLP; encoded by the coding sequence ATGAAACGGTTGGGATATCTCCTTTTACTTTTGTTGGTTCTCATCTTCGCCGGTTGTGGTGGCGGTGGTAGTGATTCCGGTGGGACAGCTACCGATCTGTCTCCGGGAGGTGGTGCCGGGGGCGGTGGGGATCCGACTGCGGTGACCGTTGATTCAATCGTTATCAAGGATTTCTTTAACGGGAAGCTGATTGCCACCGGAGCTGATCCGGGGGGGACACGTTCATCAGGGCTGATTCGGGCGACGGTGAAGGACACGGCTGGTGAACTGTTGGCCAATCAAACAATCACTTTTAATGCCACGGCCGGGGGCTTCACCCCGTCGGCAACGGTGACCACTGGTGATGATGGGGTTGCCCAGGTTTTTTATGTTGCACCGGCAACGCTGGCAGAACCGACAATCTCCGCTGTTGGTGGCGGGGTCTTGTCCAATATCTTGTCAGTCAACATCACCAACGGTCCGGCGGCGACCCTGAAGCTGTCTTCTTCAAGCCTTTCTCTCGGGCCAGGGGGCAGCGCGACGTTGTCGGTTTTGGCCCAGGACGCCCTGGGCTTTCCGGTGCCCGCCGAATTTGTTGTTTTTGAATTTGTAACGGAGGGCTCCGGGAAATCGGTGCTTGGGAAGATATCTGGTACCACCGATAGTTCGGGGTCTACTTCTGTCGCCTACGAGGCAGGCAGTCTGCCTGCGCTGACAACCACTGTTACTGACCAGCTGCGCGCGCGCGCCGGGACCGTCATTTCCAACACACTTGACATCACCATTACCGAGGCCGCGACCTTTTTGAGATCTTTTGCGCTTCAGTCTGCACGAAAAGTGCAACAGGTTGATGACGGTTTTATCCCCAACGCCATTACGGCGGTGCTGAAGGACAGCTCGAACGCAGCGCCGACCACGCCGATTCCGGTCACCTTTATAACCTCATTGGGAATACTGAAAGATGCCGCCGGAAACACCGGCCAGCAGCTTACCATCAACAGCGACACAAATACCGGGTTCGCCACCCTCAATTTGCTGACCGAGACCGTCACCGGGCAGGCCCAGGTGGTAGCCTTTGCCGGTGGTTTTTCAGATGACGAGGAAATCAGTTTTGTCGCTGGTCCGGTCTTTAAGGTGACCCCTGTCGCCACCCCGAACAGGGTCGCGGCGGCTGGCTCGTCAATCCTTCAAGCCTACGCCGAAGACAAGTATGGAAACCGGAGTGCCAAGACGACACTCAATTTTTTTCTTGATGATAACGATGTCGGGGGGTCACTGGACAGCTATGAGCTAGTGACCGACGACAACGGGCGGGTGACAACAACCTATCGCGCCGGGAATATCCCTGGCGTGTACAACACGGTGGTGATTGCGCCCAATGCGGTCAGCGCGTCCAAGTTGATTACCGTCGATGCCAATCTGAGTGTCGGCAGCCTGACTCTCGACGCCCCGAGTCCGGTCGTTGGTGGCACCTACAACAGTACCACCGTTACCGCAACCGCTCTCGACGCCGCAGGACTGCCCCTTAGCGGAGTCAACCTTGCCGTCGTCACCACCGACACCGGCACGGTCAGCAACAGCATCACCCTGTACAAGGGTGACACTGCCAGTGGCAGCATCTACAACAGCCTCACCGACGTCACCGACAGCAATGGTCAGGTCGTTTTAACCGTTAAAGACACCGAAGCTGAAAACGTCACCCTGAGTGTCAGCGCCGGGGGCAAGGTCGTGGCCACACAGCTGTACTTTGGCGCGACTCTGTCAATCATACCGAACAGCATCACCGCCACCGGTTCCACCACCCTGACTGCGCTGCTCAAAGACGCCACCAACAAACCGTTGTCCGGTCAGGAGATCAGCTTCGCAGTGTACAACAGCGCCACCCCGGCCACCGACACCACCATTTCGGTCATCAACACCCAGACCCTGCCTGACGGCACCGCCAAAGTCGAGGTCGTTGACACCGCAGCCGACGGCGGCACCGCCAAACTCGAAGCCACCGTCGGTCGCTTGACCGCCACCCCGGCCACCGTCAACTTCCAGGCTGACTACAGTGGTTTGACCCTGACCGCCACCCCGACCAGTCGTGTTGCGACAAACACCGCTGGCAGTAATGCCATCACGATCAATGTCAAAGCCACCGACGCTGCCGGACTACCGTTTGAAGGCGTCGCCGTGACCTACAACAGCACGGGTAGCCCCACCCTGACACCGGCCAGCGCCACCACTGGCACCACCGGGGCTACTTCCTTCACCGTCACCAATGACACCGCCGAAAACGTCGTCGTCACCGTCGCCTCCGGCACCACCAGCGTCGATGTGCCGCTTTACTTTGGTGCCCGGCTGACCCTGACCCCGAGCACCGCCCTTGGCGTTGCCGACGGCGTCACGCCGGTTGAACTGACCGCCACCGTCAAAGATGCCGGCAACGCGGTCATTGATGGCGTAGACGTCTACTTCAAAGTCACCGCCGGCTATAACTCCACCCTCAGTGTTCCTAACGCTGCCACCGATGTGGCCGGTCAGGCCAAAGTAAAAGTGATTGATCGCGTTCTGGAGACAACAACCATTGAGGCCCAGGCCGGTCAACTTCCGGCGGTCACCAGCAACGTTAACTTTGCCCCCTCCGATCCGCGCAGTATGACCCTGGAAACCACCTCAACCGCACTGTCCCTTGGTGGGGTGGCCACGATTACCGCCACCGTCACCGATATTCTCGGCAACAACGTCGCCGACGGCACCCAGGTCACCTTCAGCAGCTCAACGGTCGGCACCATTACCAGCTATAACTCCACTACCGCCGGGAAAGCCACAGTTCAGTTTAACGCCGGCACCACCGCCGGCCAGACCGTCATTACCGCCACCGCCGGTACGGTCAGTAAAGCCGTCAATATCTCGGTATTGCCTGCCGCCGCCGGTGTCGTCACCGTCGAAAGCATCACGCCCGAGACCATTCATATCCTCGGCACCACCGGGGTGCAAAATGCCACGATCACCTTCCGGGTCACCGATGGCTCCGGCAACAATGTGGCCGAAGGAACACCGATCAGCTTCGCCCTCGACAGCTCGGCTGTCGGTGGCGAGACCCTGTATAATTCGGCCAGCGGCACCTTTGGCGGCAGCGCACAGGCCACCACCACCAACGGCCTGGCGTCGGTTACCCTGCGTAGCGGCATTATCGCCGGGCCAGTCGATGTGATCGCCTCCGTCACCGGCACCGGAGCCAGCTCTTTGGCACGGGTCATTGTGGTGGGCGCCCTTCCTGATTCGATGCACATGGATATGTCGTCTTCATGGCTCAACCTTTCCAGCTATGTGATCAATAATCTCGAAGCCGAGGTGATGGTTAATATCGGCGACCGTTTTGGCAATGTACCGATTGATGGTACGCCAGTCAGTTTTTACGTCGAGCCGGGGTGTGGTACCATCGGTACCAGCGCCGGATTTACTGCGTCAACTGAATCAGGTGTGGCACGAGCCACCTTCCGCGGCATCATAACGCCCGATGACAATACTCTGAGAGGCCACACTTACAATTCAGCGATTGCACAAAAGGGCCTGTGTACCCTGCTGGCAACAACCACCGGTGCCGAGTTTTTCTACGACAATAACGGCGACGGGATCTACAATGCGGGCGATACCTGCTCTGGTGATCAGGGTGAACCCTACGTCGATGCCAACGACAACGGCAGTTACGATCCCGACGAGTTTTATGTCGACATCAATAATAACGGGTCATACGATGTTGCGGACGGTATCTGCCAGGCCAATACCACCGTCTGGACCGAAGGTAAAATATTGCTGAGCAGCTGGTTCTCGGGTTTTAACCCCAGCGCTACGGTCGGAAACTTTGCTTCGACCGGACTGGCGGTGGGAGAGGGACAGACCTTCACCTTCGATTTTGAAGATCTGCAGGGGAACTCGCTGGTTGCGGGGTCGTCGTTTACCGTTGAGGCCGACGGCGGCAAGTTGTATGGCAATGTTTCAAAAGACCAGGGGGACACCACGGCAACTGGTGGGCCTTATTCGGTGACGCTGTACAGCGACAGTGAGGCCGATGCCAAGCCGAAGCTGGTGGAAATAAAGTGGACGTACACCGAAGCCGGTAATGCGGATTCCCCCGGCAGTAACCCTGCCAGTCTTGAGTACAGCTTGGTCGGCTGGATTAATATTGCCACCAGTGCTTACCCGATCGACAGCGTCGAGGTATCAACCGGCGCTGAGACGTTGATCGCCAACGGGACGAATAAAACCTTGTTGCGCGCAACAGTGACCGATAGCAGCGGAGCTGCAGTTTACAACTCTGTCGTGGACTTTGCGGTCAGTAATGGCACCGTGAAAGATGCGTCCGGGCCATGGGCTTCAACAGGTCAAGCAACTACCGATACTTTCGGGAATGCAACAATCACCTATAACAGTAGCACAACACCGGGCACGGTTGATTTTTCAGCCAGCATCGGTGGAGTTAGTGGCACTGGCAGTTTTAAATTGGTTACTGGGCCAGCGGCGAGCATCAGCGTTGATGCCGCACCCAAAACCCTGCTGCCGGGAGCAGAGACAACCGTTTCCGCCATTGTGCGGGACGCGACCCTTAATCCGATTAAGGATGCTACGGTCTTCTTCTCCATCCAGACAAACAATTCTGATGGTGCATTCAACGTTACCGGTGCCAAGACCGATGAGTTCGGTGTCGCTACGGCAACTTATACGGCCGGGACGACCTTGTTTGCCGCTTCGGTTACCGATACCCTGCAGGCGGCATCAGGTGGACTCGTCCCCGTCACGGTTGATGTGACGGTCAGCACTGCCGGGTCGCAGATTGATACCGTTGAACTCAGTGCCGGTGCCAGCAGCCTGCGTGCCGACGGTGCGTCGACGACCAGTATCTATGCCACGGTTAAGGATGCGAATGGAAATCCGGTACCGTTTGTTGATGTCAGTTTCGCATCACAAACCAGTGAGTTCAAAAGTCTGATCACTGCCAGCAGACTGACTGATGCCGCAGGAGTAGCGACCGTTACTTATACCGCCGGGGATACCACTGGAACCGATACTGTGACGGCTACGGTTGGCGGGGTGAGTGCCCAACTTGACATCACTCTGGTGCCGGGAGCAGCAACAGGGCTGACTCTCACCCCGTCTGATGCCGGGCCGGTCGATCCGCGTGCAACGGTCACCTACACGGCAGCAGTGAAGGACGCTAATAATAATCCGGTGCCGAATCAGGTGGTGCTCTTTAGTATTACCACGAATAATTCATCAGCGGCACTCAGTGCTGCATCGGCTACCACCGATGCCAACGGTCTGGCGACGGTAATTTACACTGCCGGAACGAAAACCGATGCCGGGACTGCGGATGATACTGTCACTGCAACCCTTGGCGCCTTGAACACAAATCATACCCTGACCGTCACCAACGGCAATACGGTCGTCAATGAGGTTGGCGTCACTGCGGCATCTGCCACTATCGTGTCGGATAATACAACGTCGACCGCAGTCAGAGCCCTGCTGCTGGACACGAATGGGTACACGGTTCCGTCAGGGATCAGTGTGACTTTCAGTACGAGCGTCGGACAAATCAGCGCTGATAATGCAACCTGGGGGACGGCGGCGGTACCTGTGACTACCAACGTCGCTGGCATTGCCACGGTTTATATTAAAGGACCGAATCCGATCGCTCTCGGAACGACAGTTGTTTCAGCCACTGCCACTGTCGACGGAGTGGCGGGATCGACAACGGTTGACTTTGTCGCCGGATCGCCCGATTCGGTCACGCTCGGTCTTTCGGCTACGTCGGTAATTCCCGGTGAGAGCGTGACGTTGACGGCAACCGTTCAGGACAGCAACAGTCTGGTGATTAAAGATGAGACCGTTACCTTTATCTATAATACGATTAAAAGTACAGGGACACTGACCAGCACGACCGCCGTGACCGACAGTAGCGGTTTGGCGACCGTAACATTTGTCGCCGGAAGCGCCGCCGGAACGGATGGCTTTAAGGCCAGCGCAGCAGCGGTGACCAGCTCAGAAACGACTTTGACCGTCGATCCGACACTTACCCCGATCGGTGGACTGACGCTGACTGCCGCAAATGATGCGATTACTGCCGATGGCGTTACGGAGACCCTGTTAAGGGCGAACGTTGTCGATAGAAACGGCACAGCTATTCAGGATGTGGATGTTGCATTCAGTACTAATATCGGCGGGTTGTACAACTCGGCAACAACAAGTTACAATTCGGCGATTGCTGCCGTAACAACCAACAGTACGGGGGACGCTGAAATTTTACTCCGCAGTGAAACTTCTCCGGGAATCGCGCTGGTCACCGCAAGTATCGGCGGATTCAATGCGCAGACAACGGTTACCTTTGTGCCTGGTGGACCAGTGCTTGCCAATTCTTACATCACTGCATCTCCGTCGACAATCCCCGCTGATGGAATATCTACATCTGAAATCACGGTATTTCTTGCAGATACTAACGGTAATCCGGTGTCAGACGACACGGAAGTCACGCTGATATACACACGCGGTACGCTAATTTCAGAAAACCCCGCTAAAACGATATCCGGGCGTGCCGTGTTTACACTTCAGGCGCCTTCGACCCCCGGTGCTGCGATTACTTTGTCGATAGTTGAACTTTCAGGTAAGACAGGTACGTTGAATGTCGGTGCGGCGGCTGGCTCCGGCTCGCCGGAACCGGCTAATATGCTGCTGTCGGTCGGCAAATCGAATATCTCCGTCGCCGGGGTGGGGAAGAGTGACAGCACGACCTTGACGATCGAAATCTTTAAGGACAATGGTGCGTATATTAATGAAGATGATTTTGACCTTGATACCTTGCGGGTTCAATTTGTGACCAATCCGGGGGGTGGGGAGTATATTTCCGGTGTAAATTACAACAGTGTCGTTCAGACGCTGGATGACAGCGTTACGTCGATCGATGTTGTTTCCACCGACGGGATTGCGACGCTAAATTTCTTTGCGGGAAATCTTCCCGGTGTCATTGAAGTGTTGGTGACCGCGCTTGATACTGCCGGAAATCCAACGACAATCGTTGCCGCTTTGCCGCAATTGACAATCTCGTCCGGGCCGCCACATACCATCGTGCTGACACAGGAATCAAATTCAATCACCAATCTGGGAGGCGGGGTTTATCGGCGAAGTGGTACCGCCATTGTCACCGATCGTTACGGTAATTCCGTTCCGGACGACACCGCTCTCAGCTTGGGGCTGGTCGATTCGTTGATTGCCTATTACAATTTGACAGGGGTGGTAACCATCACGAATTCAGCAATCCTGGCGGACACCAGCGGTGTTGACTTTACCACGGCGTCGATCATAAGAAACGGTCTGCGCAAAATCCAGAATAATGATCGGGTGTTGCTCCTTAATGCGCCGACTGAAGACCGGAGTCGGTTTGTCGACAGTGTCGAATCGGCGACAACGTTGCGCGTCCGGAAGGATTACCAGAACGACAGTCCGGGCGGTAACTATCATTATCTGGTTGGCTCGTCACTGTTGGGCGGGTTTATCTCCGGTGAAGATGCTGACGCTAATATCGTGACCGGTCAGGCTACGACCAAGGACGGTCTGGCCAGATTCTACGTGACCTATCCAGTGACCAACATCTTTGTCGGATGTCAGGGCTATTCCGGCGATGGGCCGGAGTCTTACCCGACGACAGATACACGCTTTGATGACCCGCAGTCTGCGCAGGTTTACGTGGTGGCTGCCGCCAGTGACAACAGTGCGGCGACGATTAATCGTGGTGAGTTCTGTTACGCTGGGGTTCGACCGGTGACAATTACCGTTGCTCCAAAGACATTGTCAGGCGATGATAGCGTAGATATTCAGGTTGAAGACGCTAATGGTGTCAGATTACCATTTGTCCCGCTGAAATCATCGGTGGTGGTGACGAACCGGGAAGAAACCTTTGCCTGTACTAACGCATCCTTTACTGATGAAGCGACATGTACCGCTGCCGGGACATGTAGTGATGGCACGTCGACCAGAAAGGCAGCTTGTGAAGCGGTTCCTGCTGATTGGACCGCAGAAATGTGGCAATCGACCGGCTTTAGTGATTTTGGTGTTACCGTTAATATCAACAGCACCGCTCTAGCCACGGATGATTTCACCGACGCAGGGGGCTTGGCGACGGCAGATATTACCGTTACCGGCGCCAATACTCAGTCTGGGGATGCGGCAACAATTACAATCTATTCTCCTGCGCTGAATGCTTCGGAAGTCATTGACATTACCTTGCCATAA